In Microbacterium maritypicum, the following are encoded in one genomic region:
- a CDS encoding MerR family transcriptional regulator, with product MPWSTSELAELAGTTVNTVRHYHRSGLLEEPERMSNGYKQYRARHLVRLLQIRRLRDLGVPLAQIESVGSAGDTTKEALLAIDADLAASIERLQRARAEIRAIVDGASTTDLPAGFEDVAGRLSTTERSLMLVYEQLYDTEAMADLRTMVETESDDGSAEFEALTVEADDQTRQRVAEMFAPVIAQHLTDYPWLSEPTEHLSKGPRVTAQAFLETVGGLYNEAQLDVLGRASGLAREQAFGSNAAPSDDAAADDAAPEDAAPEEGERR from the coding sequence ATGCCCTGGAGTACGAGTGAACTCGCCGAGCTCGCGGGGACGACCGTGAACACGGTGCGTCATTACCACCGCTCCGGCCTGCTCGAGGAACCGGAGCGGATGTCGAACGGCTACAAGCAGTACCGCGCTCGGCATCTTGTCCGGCTGCTGCAGATCCGGCGGCTTCGCGACCTCGGCGTCCCGTTGGCCCAGATCGAGTCCGTCGGCTCTGCGGGGGACACCACGAAAGAGGCGCTGCTCGCGATTGATGCCGACCTCGCCGCGAGCATCGAGCGGCTGCAGCGGGCACGGGCCGAGATCCGCGCCATCGTCGACGGAGCATCGACGACCGACCTGCCTGCCGGGTTCGAGGACGTCGCGGGGAGACTGTCGACCACCGAGCGGTCGCTCATGCTCGTCTACGAGCAGCTGTACGACACGGAGGCGATGGCGGATCTGCGCACGATGGTCGAGACGGAATCCGACGACGGCAGTGCAGAGTTCGAAGCGCTCACGGTGGAGGCGGATGACCAGACGCGTCAGCGCGTGGCAGAGATGTTCGCGCCGGTGATCGCGCAGCACCTCACCGACTACCCATGGCTCAGCGAGCCGACCGAGCATCTGTCGAAGGGGCCGCGCGTCACGGCGCAGGCTTTCCTGGAGACCGTCGGTGGGCTGTACAACGAGGCACAACTCGACGTGCTCGGCCGAGCATCCGGGCTCGCCAGGGAGCAGGCGTTCGGGTCGAACGCCGCACCGAGCGACGACGCTGCAGCCGACGACGCTGCACCCGAAGATGCCGCACCCGAAGAAGGAGAGAGACGATGA
- the phnE gene encoding phosphonate ABC transporter, permease protein PhnE gives MTTEARPLVVPPKPTSRLRTSLVVLAFAAFTVATCIPAIGGIELDFGALIRNWDNGSALLVQFLQPDFSFLPRTFGPMLETLQMAVVGAAVAAVISVPLTLWAAAPTNPNSPTRIAVRTVINVIRSVPDLVYATVLVAMVGVGALPGLLTLLLFDIGIIVKLVSEAIDSTDLPVIEAGRATGGGQTQINRSVVLPQTWPLFANQWLYTLELNVRISAILGIVGAGGIGRLLDERRAFYAYDDVAVIVLEILVVVVLIEVFSNFLRRRLV, from the coding sequence ATGACCACCGAAGCCCGCCCCCTCGTCGTGCCACCCAAGCCCACGTCGAGGCTGCGCACCAGCCTCGTCGTCCTGGCGTTCGCCGCGTTCACCGTCGCCACCTGCATCCCGGCGATCGGCGGCATTGAGCTGGACTTCGGTGCGCTCATCCGCAACTGGGACAACGGGTCCGCGCTGCTCGTGCAGTTCCTGCAGCCGGACTTCTCGTTCCTGCCGCGCACGTTCGGGCCCATGCTCGAGACGCTCCAGATGGCCGTGGTCGGCGCGGCGGTGGCCGCGGTGATCTCCGTGCCGCTGACGCTGTGGGCCGCTGCCCCGACCAACCCGAACAGTCCGACCCGCATCGCGGTGCGGACCGTCATCAACGTCATCCGCTCCGTCCCCGACCTCGTGTACGCGACCGTCCTGGTCGCGATGGTCGGCGTCGGCGCACTGCCCGGCCTGCTCACCCTGCTCCTGTTCGACATCGGCATCATCGTCAAGCTCGTGTCGGAGGCGATCGACTCCACAGATCTGCCGGTCATCGAGGCCGGACGCGCCACCGGCGGCGGCCAGACGCAGATCAACCGCAGCGTCGTGCTGCCGCAGACCTGGCCGCTCTTCGCGAACCAGTGGCTGTACACGCTCGAGCTCAACGTGCGCATCTCGGCGATCCTCGGCATCGTCGGCGCGGGCGGCATCGGCCGACTCCTCGACGAGCGGCGGGCGTTCTACGCCTACGACGACGTCGCGGTGATCGTGCTCGAGATCCTCGTCGTCGTGGTGCTGATCGAAGTGTTCTCGAATTTCCTGCGGAGGCGATTGGTATGA
- a CDS encoding transcriptional regulator: MTDTAPPTSDTTSRIPAFTDEERAHAATIVDIVGPIIVPLARALAPRTEVLLHDLTKMPGTIAAIGGNITGRGIGGPATDLGLRTFSSGWNEHLIGYRTETNDGLPMRSSSIFFHAASGRPVACLCLNTDVSEVVRAQELLRSLSAITTIDPSLRSETMTAEKFPASVEDLAQGILAEAVTETGIPVEAMKKRHKVEVVRQLRDRGFFTMREAVPIAAQNLGVGRHTIYNYLNEIEESADASNEEE, encoded by the coding sequence ATGACGGATACCGCACCGCCGACGTCGGACACGACATCGCGCATCCCCGCGTTCACCGATGAGGAGCGGGCGCATGCCGCCACGATCGTCGACATCGTGGGTCCGATCATCGTGCCGCTGGCCCGCGCGCTCGCTCCTCGCACCGAGGTGCTGCTGCACGACCTCACCAAGATGCCCGGCACGATCGCCGCGATCGGCGGCAACATCACCGGGCGCGGCATCGGCGGCCCGGCCACCGATCTGGGCCTGCGCACGTTCTCCTCGGGGTGGAACGAGCACCTCATCGGCTACCGGACCGAGACGAACGACGGGTTGCCGATGCGCTCGTCCAGCATCTTCTTCCACGCCGCCAGTGGTCGACCCGTCGCCTGCCTGTGCCTGAACACCGACGTGAGCGAAGTGGTGCGCGCGCAGGAGCTGCTGCGCAGCCTGAGCGCCATCACGACCATCGATCCGTCGCTGCGATCCGAGACGATGACCGCCGAGAAGTTCCCCGCCTCCGTCGAGGATCTCGCGCAGGGGATCCTCGCCGAGGCCGTCACCGAGACCGGCATCCCCGTCGAGGCCATGAAGAAGCGGCACAAGGTGGAGGTGGTCCGGCAGCTGCGCGATCGCGGCTTCTTCACCATGCGCGAGGCCGTGCCGATCGCCGCCCAGAACCTCGGGGTCGGTCGGCACACCATCTACAACTATCTGAACGAGATCGAGGAATCCGCGGACGCCTCGAACGAAGAGGAATAG
- a CDS encoding cupin domain-containing protein, translated as MADDVRNVLEALSTIDEHWQPHRLTSINDYDVKVVKLQGEFVWHTHPDTDELFMVVSGQLTIQLRDRDVVLNPNDVFVVPRGVEHCPKATDEVHAILFEPKGTVNTGDAGGDMTSDLHEFD; from the coding sequence ATGGCAGACGATGTTCGCAACGTGCTCGAAGCCCTCTCCACGATCGACGAGCACTGGCAGCCGCATCGGCTCACCAGCATCAACGACTACGACGTCAAGGTGGTCAAGCTGCAGGGCGAGTTCGTCTGGCACACCCACCCCGACACCGATGAGCTGTTCATGGTCGTCAGCGGTCAGCTGACGATCCAGCTCCGCGACCGCGATGTCGTACTGAACCCGAATGACGTGTTCGTCGTGCCGCGCGGAGTCGAGCACTGCCCGAAGGCGACCGACGAGGTGCACGCGATCCTGTTCGAGCCGAAGGGCACGGTGAACACCGGAGACGCCGGCGGCGACATGACCTCAGACTTGCACGAATTCGACTGA
- the phnD gene encoding phosphate/phosphite/phosphonate ABC transporter substrate-binding protein, which produces MRKSLLTTGIAAVAVLALAGCSSSAPDETADETTEWPSSITLSLVPSVEGEDLAQALDPLTTYLSENLDIEVKGVVASDYAATVEALGTDQAQVIITDAGSLYNATERYDAELILRDVRFGATSYASVAYTNNPDKYCEDEPVMSTYAASGIELSYCNGIEEAAADATGSGPAGIEALGEISDGTKVALQAATSPAGYQYPVVAMREQGVDTDAGITQVPVEGNNNAVLAVYNGDAEVSFAYWDARTTVTEEAPDIAEKVVAFAYTEMIPNGGVAVTSTLPDDLVAELTELLDGYADSSEEAASVMFDLVGLSDWTSETAPDEITRYGEILAEFSN; this is translated from the coding sequence ATGCGTAAGTCCTTGCTCACCACGGGCATCGCCGCCGTCGCCGTCCTGGCGCTCGCCGGCTGCAGCAGCAGCGCACCCGACGAGACGGCAGACGAGACGACCGAATGGCCGTCCTCCATCACCCTTTCGCTGGTCCCGTCGGTCGAGGGCGAAGACCTCGCCCAGGCCCTCGACCCGCTCACCACGTACCTGTCCGAGAACCTCGACATCGAGGTGAAGGGGGTCGTCGCCTCCGACTACGCCGCCACGGTCGAGGCCCTCGGCACCGACCAGGCGCAGGTCATCATCACCGACGCCGGATCGCTGTACAACGCGACCGAGCGCTACGACGCCGAGCTCATCCTCCGCGACGTGCGCTTCGGCGCCACCTCGTACGCCTCGGTGGCGTACACGAACAACCCCGACAAGTACTGCGAGGACGAGCCGGTCATGTCGACCTACGCGGCCAGCGGCATCGAGCTCTCCTACTGCAACGGCATCGAAGAGGCCGCCGCCGACGCGACCGGCTCCGGTCCCGCCGGCATCGAGGCGCTCGGTGAGATCTCCGACGGCACGAAGGTCGCCCTGCAGGCCGCCACGTCGCCGGCCGGTTACCAGTACCCCGTCGTCGCGATGCGCGAACAGGGTGTCGACACGGATGCCGGCATCACGCAGGTGCCCGTCGAAGGCAACAACAACGCGGTCCTCGCCGTGTACAACGGCGACGCCGAGGTCTCGTTCGCATACTGGGACGCCCGCACGACCGTGACCGAAGAGGCCCCGGACATCGCCGAGAAGGTCGTAGCCTTCGCCTACACGGAGATGATCCCCAACGGCGGCGTCGCGGTCACCTCGACGCTTCCGGACGACCTCGTCGCGGAGCTCACCGAGCTGCTGGACGGCTACGCCGACTCGTCCGAAGAGGCCGCATCCGTGATGTTCGACCTCGTCGGGCTCTCGGACTGGACCAGCGAGACCGCCCCGGACGAGATCACCCGCTACGGCGAGATCCTCGCCGAGTTCTCGAACTGA
- the phnC gene encoding phosphonate ABC transporter ATP-binding protein, translating to MHTDPQRAEAGALLPASASWSIRLDDVSVTYPNGTRALRGVSLDIAAGEMVSVVGLSGSGKSTLIRTINGLVPVTSGTVTVGPHAVTGMRGRRLRETRGHIGMIFQGFNLADRASVYRNVLVGRFAHTPTWRTVLGLSTPQDRELALRALDSVGMLEKVWNRAGQLSGGQKQRVAIARALTQQPSVMLADEPVASLDPPTAHAVMHDLRRVNVEEHLTVLVNIHLMDLARQYTTRMIGLRAGEVVYDGPAADAADHDFEQIYGRPIQPRDVLGA from the coding sequence ATGCACACTGATCCGCAGCGCGCGGAGGCCGGAGCCCTGCTCCCGGCCTCCGCGTCGTGGTCGATCCGTCTCGACGACGTCTCGGTCACCTATCCCAACGGCACCCGCGCCCTCCGCGGTGTGTCCCTCGACATCGCCGCCGGCGAGATGGTCTCGGTGGTCGGCCTCTCCGGCTCGGGCAAGTCCACGCTGATCCGCACGATCAACGGTCTCGTGCCGGTGACGAGCGGCACGGTCACCGTCGGCCCGCATGCGGTCACCGGCATGCGCGGACGACGCCTGCGTGAGACCCGAGGGCACATCGGAATGATCTTCCAGGGGTTCAACCTCGCCGATCGGGCCAGCGTCTACCGCAACGTACTCGTCGGCAGGTTCGCCCACACCCCTACCTGGCGGACGGTGCTCGGCCTGAGCACGCCGCAGGATCGCGAGCTCGCCCTGCGCGCACTCGACTCGGTCGGCATGCTCGAGAAGGTCTGGAACCGTGCCGGCCAGCTCTCCGGCGGCCAGAAGCAGCGCGTCGCGATCGCCCGGGCTCTGACGCAGCAGCCGAGCGTCATGCTCGCCGACGAGCCGGTCGCCAGCCTCGACCCGCCCACCGCGCACGCGGTCATGCACGACCTGCGCCGCGTCAACGTCGAGGAGCACCTCACCGTGCTCGTCAACATCCACCTGATGGACCTGGCTCGTCAGTACACGACGCGCATGATCGGCCTGCGGGCCGGTGAGGTCGTCTACGACGGGCCGGCAGCGGATGCCGCAGACCACGACTTCGAGCAGATCTACGGCCGTCCGATCCAGCCGAGGGACGTGCTCGGCGCATGA
- a CDS encoding MurR/RpiR family transcriptional regulator: MWQGPAETPPTARIAMLAPSMQPSERRVAEAIAADVDISIERTAQEIADAVEVGRTTVVRTAQTLGYDGYPQLRVALARERASSAPSQDAAADATMLGALRGAVDRFASRLAHTVSAVTEETLAAFVGELDGATRLLVAANGLSAPVGADLSMRLTSAGRPAEYVADTLGQQITASQLGAGSACLVVSGSGVNRASIDVMTAARASGARVLAITSFPRSPVAEMADVALVVAPINDSFRDELLYTSRAALMLVTESVVGLLVSRRGASATAAQMATFSVLGHSLSE; the protein is encoded by the coding sequence ATGTGGCAGGGACCCGCTGAGACGCCGCCGACGGCGCGCATCGCGATGCTGGCTCCGTCGATGCAGCCGAGCGAGCGTCGTGTGGCCGAAGCGATCGCCGCCGATGTCGACATCTCGATCGAGCGCACGGCGCAGGAGATCGCGGATGCCGTCGAGGTCGGTCGCACCACCGTGGTGCGCACTGCCCAGACCCTCGGCTACGACGGTTACCCGCAGCTGCGGGTGGCGCTCGCGCGCGAGCGGGCGAGTTCGGCGCCATCGCAGGATGCCGCGGCCGATGCCACGATGCTCGGGGCGCTTCGTGGTGCGGTCGACCGCTTCGCGTCCCGCCTGGCGCACACCGTCTCCGCGGTCACCGAGGAGACCCTGGCGGCCTTCGTTGGCGAGCTCGACGGTGCGACGCGGCTGCTCGTCGCGGCCAACGGTCTCTCTGCGCCGGTCGGCGCCGATCTCTCGATGCGCCTGACCTCGGCCGGTCGACCCGCCGAGTACGTGGCGGACACCCTCGGCCAGCAGATCACCGCGTCGCAGCTCGGCGCCGGCTCGGCCTGCCTGGTCGTGTCCGGGTCGGGGGTGAATCGCGCATCGATCGACGTGATGACGGCCGCCCGGGCGAGCGGCGCCCGGGTGCTCGCGATCACGTCGTTCCCGCGCTCACCGGTCGCCGAGATGGCCGATGTGGCTCTGGTCGTCGCCCCGATCAACGACTCGTTCCGCGACGAGCTCCTCTACACCTCGCGCGCCGCGCTGATGCTCGTCACCGAGTCGGTCGTGGGTCTGCTGGTGAGCAGACGAGGGGCGAGCGCCACCGCGGCCCAGATGGCGACGTTCTCCGTGCTCGGCCACTCGCTGTCGGAGTGA
- a CDS encoding CGNR zinc finger domain-containing protein: MKALFNPSGRRRWCPAPACASRGRVRAHRAAAGHTPPRGV; this comes from the coding sequence CTGAAAGCGCTCTTCAATCCATCCGGCCGTCGGCGCTGGTGCCCGGCCCCGGCATGCGCGTCACGCGGCCGGGTGCGCGCTCATCGTGCGGCCGCGGGTCACACGCCGCCGCGCGGTGTGTAG
- the phnE gene encoding phosphonate ABC transporter, permease protein PhnE, protein MTLSTTARGIGLELPRHPSRLVPTVVAVIVGVVVLAAAAGLPIPWSDLGSLPGQIAHYLTLMFADPNWEKLPQALFETWRSISMAWIGAIGCVIVSIPLGMLAANNVGPVWVRLPLRGLFAVIRAVPEVIIALLLLTVTGLTPFTGALALAIAGIGTQAKWVYETVESVQEGASEAVKAAGGNTAQVTRWALWPAAAPTLLSFALYRFEINIRTSAVLGLVGAGGIGSMLANYTNFREWDTVGMLLIVVVIATMLMDAVSGAIRRRIMRGPRVKAIVEPKKERADVAGTR, encoded by the coding sequence ATGACGCTCTCGACCACCGCACGGGGCATCGGGCTCGAGCTGCCCCGGCATCCGTCCCGTCTCGTCCCGACCGTCGTCGCCGTCATCGTCGGTGTCGTGGTCCTGGCCGCGGCGGCGGGGCTGCCGATCCCGTGGAGCGACCTCGGATCGCTGCCCGGACAGATCGCGCACTACCTGACGCTCATGTTCGCCGACCCCAACTGGGAGAAGCTGCCGCAGGCGCTGTTCGAGACGTGGCGGTCGATCTCGATGGCCTGGATCGGCGCGATCGGCTGCGTGATCGTGTCGATCCCGCTCGGCATGCTCGCCGCGAACAACGTCGGACCCGTCTGGGTGCGTCTGCCGCTGCGCGGACTGTTCGCCGTGATCCGCGCCGTGCCCGAAGTCATCATCGCCCTGCTGCTGCTCACCGTCACCGGGCTCACGCCGTTCACGGGTGCGCTGGCGCTGGCGATCGCCGGAATCGGCACGCAGGCCAAGTGGGTCTACGAGACGGTCGAGTCGGTGCAGGAGGGCGCATCCGAGGCCGTCAAGGCTGCCGGGGGCAACACGGCGCAGGTGACGCGGTGGGCGCTCTGGCCCGCGGCGGCCCCGACGCTGCTGTCGTTCGCGCTCTACCGTTTCGAGATCAACATCCGCACCTCGGCGGTGCTCGGACTCGTCGGCGCGGGGGGAATCGGCAGCATGCTCGCGAACTACACGAACTTCCGCGAGTGGGATACGGTCGGGATGCTGCTGATCGTGGTCGTCATCGCGACGATGCTGATGGATGCGGTCTCCGGTGCGATCCGCCGCCGGATCATGCGCGGCCCGCGGGTCAAGGCGATCGTGGAACCGAAGAAGGAGCGCGCCGATGTGGCAGGGACCCGCTGA
- a CDS encoding DUF1772 domain-containing protein encodes MDLSDILAALGLVLLALGGGTFWSFSTGVMPGLGRTDDETFVSSMRSINRAVVNPLFLLPIFLPPVPLVWAGLLDLDDPRGWMLVASGVVFFVGVIVVTGAGNVPLNNALDGSTSSSTAARAAFERRWNALNGVRSLSSVAAIVLAVLALVV; translated from the coding sequence GTGGACCTCTCCGACATCCTCGCCGCCCTCGGTCTCGTCCTTCTCGCGCTCGGAGGCGGAACGTTCTGGTCGTTCTCGACGGGGGTGATGCCGGGGCTGGGGCGTACCGACGACGAGACCTTCGTCTCGTCGATGAGGTCGATCAACCGCGCTGTCGTGAACCCGCTGTTCCTGCTGCCGATCTTCCTGCCGCCGGTCCCGCTCGTGTGGGCGGGGCTCCTCGATCTGGATGACCCGCGCGGATGGATGCTGGTCGCGTCGGGCGTCGTCTTCTTCGTCGGGGTCATCGTCGTCACAGGTGCAGGCAACGTCCCGTTGAACAATGCCCTGGACGGCTCGACGTCATCGTCGACGGCTGCGCGCGCGGCGTTCGAACGGCGCTGGAACGCGCTGAACGGCGTGCGCTCGCTCTCGTCGGTCGCAGCGATCGTGCTCGCGGTACTGGCACTCGTGGTCTGA
- a CDS encoding HAD family hydrolase has product MLPTIVLDFDGTIALGAGPLEAFARAVAISADDPTFADRAMSDLAAFERGETDARDGYDVISTLAAGQGVTADALEAAYQSSRALLGSEHAAIAPPAGLADFLTRVHPRVRLVLATNAPGAGIRPVLDGWGITHLFDDLHFTVGKPSGLIPIIQAAIAEGPVLSVGDIFEFDLAPAAAQGAATALVGATAERSPAAVTMRGRTIADLYGDIEAWAATAASSTPRSTTLTERHDPNA; this is encoded by the coding sequence GTGCTCCCCACTATCGTCCTCGACTTCGACGGCACCATCGCGCTCGGCGCGGGGCCGCTCGAGGCCTTCGCCCGCGCCGTCGCCATCTCCGCCGACGACCCGACGTTCGCCGACCGCGCGATGTCCGACCTCGCCGCATTCGAACGCGGCGAGACCGACGCCCGCGACGGCTACGACGTGATCAGCACGCTCGCCGCCGGGCAGGGCGTGACCGCCGATGCGCTCGAGGCCGCCTACCAGTCGTCGCGGGCGCTGTTGGGCTCCGAGCACGCGGCGATCGCGCCACCGGCAGGGCTCGCCGACTTCCTGACCCGTGTCCACCCGCGGGTCCGGCTGGTGCTCGCGACCAATGCGCCCGGTGCCGGCATCCGTCCCGTCCTGGACGGGTGGGGCATCACTCACCTGTTCGACGACCTGCACTTCACGGTCGGCAAGCCCTCGGGGCTCATCCCCATCATCCAGGCGGCGATCGCCGAGGGGCCGGTGCTCTCGGTCGGCGACATCTTCGAGTTCGACCTCGCACCGGCCGCCGCGCAGGGCGCAGCCACGGCGCTCGTCGGCGCCACCGCCGAACGCTCCCCGGCCGCCGTCACGATGCGCGGCCGGACCATCGCCGACCTGTACGGCGACATCGAAGCCTGGGCCGCGACTGCGGCTTCCAGTACCCCCCGCAGCACCACCCTCACCGAAAGGCACGATCCGAATGCGTAA
- a CDS encoding S10 family peptidase, which translates to MTGAARRARIGGAEIEYRGAVGEIDVSDGEDGPGARYVFTEYIRTDLTDDERAARPVLFAFNGGPGSSSVWLHLGLGPRRVADADTLHPRMAPPFALIDNEESPLDVADLVFIDPPGTGYSRIHPDADRERFHGVEQDARATLEFIGRWVRRNGREQSPRFVMGESYGTHRAARMSRLANGGPMRGGTTRATSLNGAIVLGPAFGLGEPAWNGDVRAALEFPTLVRTARQHGAAADLSDDDVSDFARTELLPALVAGTQLDDAEREALAARMGGLLGLPAPVLIEHDLRITPDAFARLALRAEGRQLGMYDSRYTLSAQGAGSDPVADDPAMGAYAPQFTGAIQHYLREELGYASDDEYRAIDFRLAMGGWDWDGHDSPHSNCFDDFTEAVRRDERFELMIGVGEYDLVTTRAATEFTFTRFRFDRSRVHLKVYGSGHMPYLGEAPRVALATDIRGFVGAGAAR; encoded by the coding sequence ATGACCGGGGCCGCACGCAGAGCGCGCATCGGCGGCGCCGAGATCGAGTACCGCGGCGCCGTCGGGGAGATCGACGTCTCCGACGGCGAAGACGGCCCCGGTGCGCGCTACGTCTTCACCGAGTACATCCGCACCGACCTGACCGACGATGAACGCGCCGCGCGCCCCGTGCTGTTCGCGTTCAACGGCGGCCCCGGCTCGTCATCGGTGTGGCTGCACCTGGGCCTCGGACCTCGACGGGTGGCCGACGCCGACACGCTGCATCCGCGCATGGCTCCGCCGTTCGCCCTCATCGACAACGAGGAATCGCCGCTCGACGTCGCCGACCTGGTGTTCATCGATCCGCCCGGCACCGGCTACAGCAGGATCCACCCGGACGCCGATCGCGAACGTTTCCACGGCGTGGAGCAGGATGCCCGCGCGACTCTGGAGTTCATCGGTCGCTGGGTGCGTCGGAACGGCCGGGAGCAGTCGCCGCGCTTCGTGATGGGCGAGAGCTACGGCACGCATCGCGCGGCGCGCATGTCGCGTCTCGCGAACGGCGGCCCGATGCGCGGAGGCACCACGAGGGCGACCTCGCTGAACGGCGCGATCGTGCTCGGGCCGGCGTTCGGACTCGGCGAACCCGCCTGGAACGGAGATGTGCGCGCGGCCTTGGAGTTCCCCACGCTCGTGCGCACCGCCCGCCAGCACGGCGCTGCCGCCGATCTCTCCGATGACGATGTCTCGGATTTCGCCCGCACCGAACTGCTCCCGGCGCTCGTCGCGGGAACGCAGCTGGACGACGCGGAGCGGGAGGCCCTCGCGGCGCGCATGGGCGGGCTGCTCGGACTCCCCGCGCCGGTGCTCATCGAGCACGATCTGCGGATCACCCCGGATGCCTTCGCCCGGCTCGCGTTGCGTGCCGAGGGTCGCCAGCTCGGAATGTACGACAGCCGCTACACGCTCTCCGCACAGGGCGCCGGCTCCGACCCTGTCGCCGACGACCCGGCGATGGGCGCATACGCTCCGCAGTTCACCGGAGCGATCCAGCACTATCTGCGCGAGGAACTCGGATACGCGAGCGACGACGAGTACCGTGCCATCGACTTCCGTCTCGCGATGGGCGGTTGGGACTGGGACGGGCACGACTCACCCCACAGCAACTGCTTCGACGACTTCACCGAGGCGGTGCGTCGCGACGAGCGCTTCGAGCTGATGATCGGCGTGGGCGAGTACGACCTCGTCACGACCAGGGCGGCGACCGAGTTCACCTTCACCCGCTTCCGGTTCGATCGCTCGCGCGTACACCTGAAGGTCTACGGATCCGGCCACATGCCCTATCTCGGAGAGGCACCCCGGGTCGCGCTGGCCACGGACATTCGGGGGTTCGTCGGCGCGGGCGCTGCGAGGTAG
- a CDS encoding GPP34 family phosphoprotein: protein MTDQPDARSTNDSPDPHLGEPLLVEDVLLLLFQPDSGSIAGENILFYVLGGAALGDLALQERIEVRNEGALTSRIHALDAHAAPDELLVPGLEYIERKPRDAQTVLAASGPNLRAPVLDRLVERGDLTREHGRSLGIFPTTKLALGSDRRAVLIERVRSVLTDGETPDIRTAASIALLSASGTLPQFHREIPWSGDVYTRAKAMERGDWGAAAAAEAVARTMSAVLTNALIAALALPKN, encoded by the coding sequence ATGACGGACCAGCCCGACGCCCGCTCCACGAACGATTCGCCCGACCCGCACCTCGGCGAGCCCCTGCTCGTCGAAGACGTGCTGCTTCTGCTCTTCCAGCCCGATTCGGGCTCGATCGCCGGGGAGAACATCCTCTTCTACGTGCTCGGCGGCGCTGCTCTGGGCGACCTGGCGCTTCAGGAGCGGATCGAGGTGCGCAACGAGGGAGCGCTCACGAGCCGCATCCACGCGCTCGACGCTCACGCCGCGCCCGACGAGCTGCTCGTGCCCGGGCTCGAGTACATCGAACGGAAGCCGCGCGATGCGCAGACGGTGCTCGCGGCGAGCGGTCCGAACCTCCGTGCACCGGTGCTCGACCGCCTCGTGGAGCGCGGCGATCTCACCAGGGAACACGGCAGATCGCTCGGAATCTTCCCGACGACGAAGCTCGCCCTGGGAAGCGACCGACGTGCCGTGTTGATCGAGCGGGTGCGCTCCGTGCTGACCGACGGCGAGACACCCGACATCCGCACCGCCGCGAGCATCGCCCTCCTGTCCGCGAGCGGAACCCTGCCGCAGTTCCACAGAGAGATCCCGTGGAGCGGCGACGTCTACACGCGCGCCAAGGCGATGGAGCGCGGCGACTGGGGTGCCGCGGCCGCGGCTGAGGCCGTGGCCCGCACGATGAGCGCGGTGCTCACGAACGCGCTCATCGCGGCCCTCGCCCTCCCCAAGAACTGA